From Rhodopseudomonas palustris, a single genomic window includes:
- a CDS encoding TetR/AcrR family transcriptional regulator, whose protein sequence is MVYRRTHQVVKRLAARRSAILAAARETAADGGMAAVQIAPVAARAKVAAGTVYRYFPSKADLISELIADVSRDELAAIRRAADAAPGPSSALAAAVTTVAVHVLSHRKLAWGILAEPVDVDVSASRLASRREIAGEIELRIEAAVRAGHLPAQDTALAATALLGAVHESLVGPLAPDNLDDPAKLRDAVQTVTLLALRAVGVMDARARGLVVQAVVPPRSLVGA, encoded by the coding sequence ATGGTTTACCGGCGGACCCATCAGGTCGTGAAGCGTTTGGCGGCGCGCCGCAGCGCAATTCTCGCTGCAGCGCGAGAAACAGCCGCCGACGGCGGAATGGCCGCCGTCCAGATTGCGCCGGTGGCTGCGCGCGCCAAGGTCGCGGCCGGAACCGTGTATCGTTACTTCCCGTCGAAGGCCGACCTGATCTCCGAACTTATCGCCGACGTCTCGCGCGACGAACTCGCTGCGATCCGCCGCGCGGCCGATGCGGCGCCGGGGCCGTCTTCTGCGCTCGCCGCCGCGGTGACGACCGTGGCGGTGCATGTGCTGTCGCACCGCAAGCTCGCCTGGGGGATTCTGGCCGAACCTGTCGATGTCGATGTCTCGGCATCGCGGCTGGCGAGCCGCCGGGAAATAGCAGGTGAGATCGAGTTGCGGATCGAAGCCGCGGTCCGCGCCGGTCATCTGCCGGCGCAGGACACGGCGCTGGCAGCGACCGCATTGCTCGGCGCAGTGCATGAATCGCTGGTCGGGCCGCTGGCGCCGGACAATCTCGACGATCCTGCGAAGCTGCGTGACGCAGTGCAAACCGTGACGCTGCTGGCGCTGCGCGCGGTCGGTGTGATGGATGCCCGCGCGCGCGGCCTTGTGGTACAGGCCGTGGTCCCGCCACGTAGTCTGGTCGGCGCCTGA
- a CDS encoding FAD-linked oxidase C-terminal domain-containing protein: protein MTILMPEPDQSVLARRDEIIAALRRIVPGEGVISSAAEMKPYESDGLMAYRQPPMVVVLPSTTKQVSEVLRYCHQNGIKVVPRGSGTSLSGGALPLADGVLLGLGKFKRIREIDFDNRAVVVEPGVTNLAISQAVDHAGFYYAPDPSSQIACSIGGNIAENSGGVHCLKYGMTTNNVLGCEIVLMTGEILRIGGKAAECAGYDLMGVITGSEGLLGVITEVTVRILRKPETARALMIGFQSVEAAGQCVADVISAGIIPGGMEMMDKPAIHAAEAFVHAGYPLDVEALLIIELDGPQVEVDELIGRVEAIALQCGSTTCQISTSEQQRLLFWSGRKAAFPAVGRISPDYLCMDGTIPRAQLPLVLRRMNEMSEKYGLRVANVFHAGDGNLHPLILYDANKPGEQDAAEAFGADILRLCVEVGGVLTGEHGVGIEKRDLMPEMFSDIDLNQQQRLKCAFDSEGLLNPGKVFPTLHRCAELGRMHVHKGQLPFPDIPRF, encoded by the coding sequence ATGACCATTCTGATGCCGGAGCCGGACCAGTCGGTGCTGGCGCGCCGCGACGAGATCATTGCGGCCTTGCGCAGGATCGTGCCGGGCGAGGGCGTGATCTCCAGCGCTGCCGAAATGAAACCCTATGAGTCCGATGGCCTCATGGCGTATCGGCAGCCGCCGATGGTGGTGGTGCTGCCGAGCACGACCAAACAGGTGTCGGAGGTGCTGCGCTATTGCCACCAGAACGGCATCAAGGTGGTGCCGCGCGGCTCCGGCACCTCGCTGTCCGGCGGGGCGCTGCCGCTCGCCGACGGCGTGTTACTCGGCCTCGGCAAGTTCAAGCGGATTCGCGAGATCGACTTCGACAACCGCGCCGTGGTTGTCGAGCCCGGCGTCACCAATCTGGCGATCAGCCAGGCGGTCGATCACGCCGGGTTCTACTACGCGCCCGACCCGTCGTCGCAGATCGCCTGTTCGATCGGCGGCAACATCGCCGAGAATTCCGGCGGCGTGCACTGCCTGAAATACGGCATGACCACCAACAACGTGCTCGGCTGCGAGATCGTGCTGATGACCGGTGAGATCCTGCGGATCGGTGGCAAGGCAGCGGAATGCGCCGGCTACGATCTGATGGGCGTGATCACCGGCTCCGAAGGATTGCTCGGTGTCATCACCGAAGTCACCGTGCGCATCCTGCGCAAACCGGAAACGGCGCGGGCCCTGATGATCGGCTTCCAGAGCGTCGAGGCCGCCGGCCAGTGCGTCGCCGACGTGATCAGCGCCGGTATCATTCCGGGCGGCATGGAGATGATGGACAAGCCGGCGATCCACGCCGCGGAAGCCTTCGTCCATGCCGGCTACCCGCTCGACGTCGAAGCGCTGCTGATCATCGAGCTCGACGGACCGCAGGTCGAGGTCGACGAACTGATCGGCCGGGTCGAGGCGATCGCGCTGCAATGCGGATCGACCACCTGCCAGATCTCCACCAGCGAGCAGCAGCGGCTCTTGTTCTGGTCCGGCCGCAAGGCGGCGTTCCCGGCGGTGGGCCGGATCTCGCCGGACTATCTGTGCATGGACGGCACCATCCCGCGCGCCCAGTTGCCGCTGGTGCTGCGGCGGATGAACGAGATGTCGGAGAAATACGGCCTGCGCGTCGCCAACGTGTTCCACGCCGGCGACGGCAATCTGCATCCGCTGATCCTGTACGACGCCAACAAGCCGGGCGAGCAGGACGCCGCCGAAGCGTTCGGCGCCGACATCCTGCGGCTGTGCGTCGAGGTCGGCGGCGTGCTCACCGGCGAGCACGGCGTCGGGATCGAAAAGCGCGACCTGATGCCGGAGATGTTCTCCGACATCGATCTCAACCAGCAGCAGCGGCTGAAATGCGCGTTCGATTCCGAGGGCCTGCTGAATCCCGGCAAAGTGTTCCCGACGCTGCACCGCTGCGCCGAGCTCGGCCGCATGCACGTGCACAAGGGGCAGTTGCCGTTCCCCGATATTCCGCGGTTCTGA
- a CDS encoding FAD-binding protein, which produces MDTLKVRDAQEVEDAVRAAIANEQPIEIVGHGGKRTIGQPMATNAVLELSALNAVAAYEPNELIITVQAGAPMADVLSLIDSKNQHFAFEPMDTATLLGTAPGAGTVAGMIGAGLAGPRRIKAGGARDHLLGAHAVSGFGESFKAGGKVVKNVTGYDLCKLLAGSWGTLAVMTEVTLKVTPRPESERTLVLRGLGDVVANKAMTTALGSPYDVTGAAHLPGSALRTTAGALAEIAQPDQALTLLRLEGITSSASHRAQSLRAALKSFGDAELIEDEASAALWRAVRDVEPFAASGPRALWPVWRIVCPPAAGGAFGEQLARESGGEVMYDWGGGLIWAALPPAADGHAKALRQRVEKIAGHATLIRGSDVVRAAIDVFHPQPAGLAALGDRVKRSFDPTNILNRGRMSRGSAT; this is translated from the coding sequence GTGGATACGCTGAAAGTACGCGACGCACAGGAGGTCGAGGACGCGGTGCGCGCCGCGATCGCCAATGAGCAGCCGATCGAGATCGTCGGCCATGGCGGCAAACGTACCATCGGGCAGCCGATGGCCACCAATGCGGTGCTAGAGCTGTCGGCGCTCAACGCCGTCGCGGCTTACGAGCCCAACGAACTGATCATCACCGTGCAGGCCGGCGCGCCGATGGCCGACGTGCTGTCGCTGATCGATTCCAAGAACCAGCATTTCGCCTTCGAGCCGATGGACACTGCGACGCTGCTCGGCACTGCACCGGGGGCAGGCACGGTGGCCGGTATGATCGGCGCAGGGCTTGCCGGGCCGCGGCGGATCAAGGCGGGCGGAGCCCGCGATCATCTGCTGGGGGCGCATGCGGTGTCGGGCTTCGGCGAGAGCTTCAAGGCCGGCGGCAAGGTGGTGAAGAACGTCACCGGCTACGACCTGTGCAAGCTGCTCGCCGGCTCCTGGGGCACGCTGGCGGTGATGACCGAGGTCACGCTGAAGGTGACGCCGCGGCCGGAAAGCGAGCGCACCCTGGTGCTGCGCGGGCTCGGCGACGTCGTGGCCAACAAGGCCATGACCACGGCGCTGGGCTCGCCCTACGACGTCACTGGCGCCGCGCATCTGCCCGGCTCGGCGCTCCGCACCACGGCCGGTGCATTGGCGGAGATTGCCCAGCCCGATCAGGCGCTGACGCTGCTGCGGCTTGAGGGTATCACCTCGTCGGCGAGTCACCGCGCCCAGTCGCTCCGTGCGGCGCTGAAGAGTTTCGGCGATGCCGAGCTGATCGAGGACGAGGCTTCCGCGGCGCTGTGGCGCGCGGTGCGCGATGTCGAACCGTTCGCGGCCTCCGGCCCGCGGGCGCTGTGGCCGGTGTGGCGGATCGTCTGCCCACCGGCAGCCGGCGGCGCGTTCGGCGAGCAACTCGCCCGCGAGAGCGGCGGCGAGGTGATGTACGACTGGGGCGGCGGCCTGATCTGGGCGGCGCTGCCGCCGGCGGCCGACGGCCACGCCAAGGCGCTGCGCCAGCGCGTCGAGAAGATCGCCGGTCATGCCACCCTGATCCGCGGCAGCGACGTGGTGCGGGCGGCGATCGACGTGTTCCATCCGCAGCCGGCGGGCCTCGCGGCGCTCGGCGACCGCGTCAAGCGCAGCTTCGATCCCACCAACATTCTCAATCGCGGCCGGATGTCGCGAGGATCTGCGACATGA
- the glcF gene encoding glycolate oxidase subunit GlcF, with the protein MKTEFSLTQLADPDIAEADRILRACVHCGFCTATCPTYVLLGDELDSPRGRIYLIKEMLQSDQPPTADVVKHIDRCLSCLACMTTCPSGVNYMHLVDQARARIEKQYRRPFWDRVVREALSWMMPHPGMFRLGMWAARIVRPVAALLPGSHDLTHPTVLSRIKAMLALAPKHLPEPGPDSGTTFPAVGPKRGRVALLHGCAQQVLAPRINRAAINLLTRHGIEVVLAADEACCGALIHHLGRDTRTLDYARTNIKAWLAEIERGGLDAILVTTSGCGTVIKDYGYMLREDPEYAAGAAKVSGLAKDISEYVGGLELSSPRPHDDVVVAYHSACSLQHGQKITQLPKELLSKTGFVVKDIPESHLCCGSAGTYNILQPDIATRLRDRKVANIASVKPDMIAAGNIGCMVQIASGTEVPVVHTIELLDWATGGPRPAPH; encoded by the coding sequence ATGAAGACCGAATTCAGCCTGACCCAGCTCGCCGATCCCGACATCGCCGAGGCCGACAGGATCCTGCGCGCCTGCGTGCATTGCGGCTTCTGCACCGCGACCTGTCCGACCTATGTGCTGCTCGGCGACGAGCTCGACAGTCCGCGCGGCCGCATCTACCTGATCAAGGAGATGCTGCAGAGCGACCAGCCGCCGACCGCGGACGTCGTCAAACACATCGACCGCTGCCTGTCGTGCCTCGCCTGCATGACCACCTGTCCGTCGGGCGTCAACTACATGCATCTGGTCGATCAGGCCCGCGCGCGGATCGAGAAGCAGTACCGGCGGCCGTTCTGGGACCGGGTCGTGCGCGAGGCGCTGTCGTGGATGATGCCGCATCCGGGCATGTTCCGGCTCGGCATGTGGGCGGCCCGGATCGTGCGGCCGGTCGCGGCGCTGTTGCCCGGCTCGCACGACCTGACGCATCCGACCGTGCTGAGCCGGATCAAGGCGATGCTGGCGCTGGCGCCGAAGCATCTGCCGGAACCCGGCCCCGATTCCGGGACGACGTTTCCGGCGGTCGGGCCGAAGCGCGGCCGGGTGGCGCTGCTGCACGGCTGCGCCCAGCAGGTGCTGGCGCCGCGCATCAATCGCGCGGCGATCAATCTGCTCACCCGCCACGGCATCGAGGTGGTGCTTGCCGCCGACGAAGCGTGCTGCGGTGCCCTGATCCATCACCTCGGCCGGGATACCCGCACGCTCGACTATGCCCGCACCAACATCAAAGCATGGCTCGCCGAGATCGAGCGCGGCGGTCTCGACGCGATCCTGGTAACCACCTCGGGCTGCGGTACGGTGATCAAGGATTACGGCTACATGCTGCGAGAAGATCCGGAGTATGCGGCGGGGGCCGCAAAGGTTTCGGGCCTCGCCAAAGACATCAGCGAATATGTCGGTGGGCTCGAACTGTCATCGCCTCGTCCGCATGACGACGTCGTAGTGGCTTATCACTCCGCCTGTTCGTTGCAGCATGGCCAGAAAATCACGCAGCTCCCCAAAGAATTGCTTTCCAAGACTGGATTCGTGGTGAAAGATATTCCCGAGAGTCATTTGTGTTGTGGTTCGGCGGGCACGTACAACATTCTCCAGCCTGACATCGCGACCAGATTGCGCGACCGCAAGGTCGCCAACATCGCTTCCGTCAAGCCGGACATGATCGCCGCAGGCAATATCGGCTGCATGGTGCAGATTGCCAGCGGAACGGAAGTCCCTGTGGTGCACACGATTGAACTTCTCGATTGGGCGACGGGCGGGCCCCGTCCTGCTCCGCACTGA
- a CDS encoding TorF family putative porin gives MKKTILSVAAVLAVGAGSAQAADLPAKVYTKAPPVVAFNPWDVAFGTSVSSDYVFRGITQSNHQPSVSGYIEPRYNINPDLQIYAGVSASSISFANRAAAEIDGYVGIRPTFGPAAFDFGFWYYGYPGGQCIDTVQGGGNLCPLGSSALANGNVMKKDVSFYEFYGKFNYTFNDMFTAGASVNYSPDFLRFGTSGTYAAVNAKITMPGTFFGTSGIGSYISGEYGHQWLGTTDAFYAFTALPDYNTWNVGVGFTYKVFTLDLRYTDSDLSKAGCQAITSDFTSNGVTSGWCGARFIAKLSADVTLGALK, from the coding sequence ATGAAGAAGACAATCTTGTCGGTCGCGGCAGTGCTCGCAGTCGGCGCCGGCTCGGCCCAGGCGGCCGATCTGCCCGCCAAGGTCTACACCAAGGCTCCGCCGGTCGTGGCATTCAACCCGTGGGACGTGGCGTTCGGCACCTCGGTTTCCAGCGATTACGTGTTTCGTGGCATCACCCAGTCGAACCACCAGCCGTCGGTGAGCGGCTACATCGAGCCGCGCTACAACATCAATCCGGACCTGCAGATCTACGCCGGCGTGTCGGCTTCGAGCATCTCGTTCGCCAACCGCGCCGCTGCTGAGATCGACGGCTACGTCGGTATCCGCCCGACCTTCGGTCCGGCCGCGTTCGACTTCGGCTTCTGGTACTACGGCTATCCGGGCGGCCAGTGCATCGACACCGTTCAGGGCGGCGGCAACCTGTGCCCGCTCGGCTCAAGCGCGCTCGCCAACGGCAACGTGATGAAGAAGGACGTGTCGTTCTACGAGTTCTACGGCAAGTTCAACTACACCTTCAACGACATGTTCACCGCTGGCGCCAGCGTGAACTACTCGCCGGACTTCCTGCGCTTCGGCACCTCGGGCACCTACGCCGCGGTGAACGCGAAGATTACCATGCCGGGCACCTTCTTCGGCACCAGCGGCATCGGCTCCTACATCTCGGGTGAATACGGCCATCAGTGGCTCGGCACCACCGACGCGTTCTACGCGTTCACGGCTCTGCCGGACTACAACACCTGGAACGTCGGCGTGGGCTTCACCTACAAGGTGTTCACCCTCGATCTGCGCTACACCGACAGCGACCTGTCGAAGGCCGGCTGCCAGGCGATCACCTCCGACTTCACCTCGAACGGCGTGACCTCGGGCTGGTGCGGTGCTCGTTTCATCGCCAAGCTCTCGGCTGACGTGACGCTGGGCGCGCTGAAGTAA